A genomic window from Sorex araneus isolate mSorAra2 chromosome 2, mSorAra2.pri, whole genome shotgun sequence includes:
- the NELFE gene encoding negative elongation factor E has translation MLVIPPGLSEEEEALQKKFNKLKKKKKALLALKKQSSNNTASQGGVKRSLSEQPVVDTATATEQAKQLVKSGAISAIKAENKNSGFKRSRTLEGKVKDPEKGTVPTFQPFQRSISADDDLQESSRRPQRKSLYESFVSSSDRLRELGPDGEEAEGPGAGDGAPRSFDWGYEERGGARSSTSPPRSHSRDRSRERNRDRDRDRDRDRDRDRDRERDRDRDRDRDRERDRDRDRDRDRDRDREGPFRRSDSFPERRAPRKGNTLYVYGEDMTPTLLRGAFSPFGNIIDLSMDPPRNCAFVTYEKMESADQAVAELNGIQVESVQLKVSIARKQPMLDAATGKSVWGSLAVQNSPKGCHRDKRTQIVYSDDIFIENLEDGF, from the exons ATGTTGGTGATACCCCCCGGACTGAGCGAAGAAGAGGAGGCCCTGCAGAAGAAATTCAACAAGCTCAAGAAAAAG AAAAAGGCATTGCTGGctctaaagaaacaaagtagcAACAACACAGCCAGTCAAGGAGGTGTCAAGCGCT CCCTGTCAGAGCAGCCTGTGGTGGACACAGCCACGGCAACCGAGCAGGCAAAGCAGCTGGTGAAGTCCGGAGCCATCAGTGCCATCAAGGCCGAGAACAAGAACTCAGGCTTCAAACGTTCTCGAACCTTAGAGGGGAAGGTCAAG GATCCTGAGAAAGGGACAGTCCCTACTTTCCAGCCATTCCAGAGGAGCATATCTGCTGATGACGACCTACAGGAG TCATCCAGACGTCCCCAAAGGAAATCTCTGTATGAGAG CTTTGTTTCTTCCAGTGATCGGCTCCGGGAACTGGGGCCCGATGGGGAGGAAGCAGAGGGCCCCGGAGCTGGCGACGGTGCCCCTCGAAGCTTTGACTGGGGCTATGAAGAGCGGGGTGGTGCCCGTTCTTCAACCTCTCCTCCGAGAAGCCATAGTCGGGATCGGAGTCGGGAGAGGAACAGGGACCGAGACAGAGATCGGGACCGGGACCGGGACAGAGATCGGGACCGGGAGCGGGATCGAGACAGGGACAGGGACCGAGACCGGGAGCGGGACCGAGACCGGGATCGAGACCGGGATCGAGACAGAGACCGAGAAGGCCCTTTCCGCA GATCAGATTCGTTCCCTGAACGtcgggcccctcggaaggggaaCACCCTCTATGTGTATGGAGAAGATATGACCCCCACCCTCCTCCGTGGAGCCTTCTCTCCATTTGGAAACATCATTGACCTCTCCATGGACCCACCCCGAAA CTGTGCCTTCGTCACCTATGAAAAGATGGAGTCAGCAGATCAGGCTGTTGCTGAG CTCAACGGAATCCAGGTAGAATCTGTACAGCTCAAAGTCAGCATCGCCCGGAAGCAACCCATGCTGGATGCTGCCACTGGCAAGTCTGTCTGGGGCTCCCTCG